AGCCATCATCAATAAAAACGATCACATCGTTATCACCAAGCACTTGCAAACATTGTGAATAATCATTGGTAGTAAAGGCACTTTGACGAACAATATGTAGTGTAGTCATAAACGTAATTCCTTGGCGCTTATCCGTAAATTAGTAAAAATATAAAGGAGTTCAAACTAAAAACACTAAAACCTTAAAATGGTATTATGCGATGTTAATTTATGCGCAAAATCGCGTTGATTTAATACCTGTACTGCCTCAATATGAAAAGTAGCAGGTAAATTACGCTCTTCTAACGAGCTTTGGCATACATAAATATCTTCAATATCGTAAAACTCAAAAGCTGAAAACGTTTTAAGGTAATCCTTAACTGAAATAGCAGAGCCATCTTGCCCTTGTACTAGTTGCCAAACGCCATCTCCTTGAAAGAATAATGAAACGGGTTGTTCAAAAGAGCCAAAAACCAAGGCAATATCTACAGAATCCTTCCCTGCGGTATCACTATAAGGTGCTTTACTATTAAGTATCGCTAGTGTTTTTAATGGGTTGTTACTCATTACAACTGCACCATCCTATCTGCTTTTGTTGAAAGTTCAACTAACTCTCCTAGGCCTGAAACAGTAAAAATTGAGTGTATAGATTCAGTATTTTCATCACTCATTCCACGTTTTTCTGCTGCTGTAATACACAAATGTAAGGGGAGGTTATAGGTTTGTTGTAATCGCTGCCAATGTTGTATCGCTTGAAATTCATCACTGGCTATTTGAATGCCCTTATTCGCATGCATAACACCGTTTTGGTAAAAGAAAACACCTACAAGCTCAATACCACTTTGAAGAGCAGTTTCAATATAATCAAGCGCTGTAACGCTTAAATTACTATAAGGGGAGGTGGTGACAAGAACGGCAAGTTTCTTCACGGTTACATCTCTATTTTGTGTATTAATAAGCGTCATCTGTTATACCAATGAAAAACTTTACATGTTAGGCATAAAAAAGCCCCGCGATTGCGAGGCTTGGTATTATAACGTTTTTTTTTGAGACTAAAAGCTAATTAGCTTAAGCTGATATACAGCTTTATTAGTCATCGCCACCGAATACACCTAGAAGGTGAAGAAGGTGAACAAAAATATTATAAATATTTAAGTATAATGAAACAGTTGCTCTAATATAATTACGTTCGCCACCGTTAATAATACGGCTAGTATCAAACAAAATTAAACCAGACATAATCATGATAACACCAGCACTAATAGCTAATGATAACGCTGGAATTTGGAAAAACATATTAGCAATCATTGCAACAAATACAACAATCAAGCCTGTCATCAAAAAACCACCCATAAATGAGAAGTCTTTTTTACTTGTTAATGCGTATCCAGATAAAGCGAAAAATATTAATGCTGTACCACCAAGCGCTTGCATGATCATTGCTGGACCACCAGGCATAGCTGCATAGCCATTAAGCATTGGCCCTAATGATGCACCCATTAAACCAGTGAAAGCAAAAATCCAGTAAATACCACTGGCAGAATCGGCTTTTTTATTAACAACAAACATTAAACCAAAAGCAACTAACATCATCACAAGTGCTGCCATGTGTGACAGGTTAATTGCCATTGAAACGCCAGCAGTCACGGCACTAAATGCTAGTGTCATAGATAAAAGCATATAAGTATTTTTTAATACTTTGTTAATTTCAATCGCTGAGCTTTTACTCGCGGTTTGAAAATTCATATTAGTTTGCATAAAACTTCCTTTAAGGTTTAATTATAATAACTTTAAATCTTTTACATGTTATAACTAAGATAAGGGCGTTTATATAAAGTTCAAGTATTTTTTCTTAACATTAACTAACGACCTTCTGACATATTATGACATGGTGATTTTTAAATAGCTAGTTTAGCACTGCTGATATTTATCAATAATTTGTTTCCGTTTGTAACATGTTAAACTGTGGTCAT
The sequence above is a segment of the Colwellia sp. 20A7 genome. Coding sequences within it:
- the tusC gene encoding sulfurtransferase complex subunit TusC — translated: MSNNPLKTLAILNSKAPYSDTAGKDSVDIALVFGSFEQPVSLFFQGDGVWQLVQGQDGSAISVKDYLKTFSAFEFYDIEDIYVCQSSLEERNLPATFHIEAVQVLNQRDFAHKLTSHNTILRF
- the tusD gene encoding sulfurtransferase complex subunit TusD — protein: MTLINTQNRDVTVKKLAVLVTTSPYSNLSVTALDYIETALQSGIELVGVFFYQNGVMHANKGIQIASDEFQAIQHWQRLQQTYNLPLHLCITAAEKRGMSDENTESIHSIFTVSGLGELVELSTKADRMVQL
- a CDS encoding Bax inhibitor-1/YccA family protein gives rise to the protein MQTNMNFQTASKSSAIEINKVLKNTYMLLSMTLAFSAVTAGVSMAINLSHMAALVMMLVAFGLMFVVNKKADSASGIYWIFAFTGLMGASLGPMLNGYAAMPGGPAMIMQALGGTALIFFALSGYALTSKKDFSFMGGFLMTGLIVVFVAMIANMFFQIPALSLAISAGVIMIMSGLILFDTSRIINGGERNYIRATVSLYLNIYNIFVHLLHLLGVFGGDD